The following proteins come from a genomic window of Anaerobutyricum hallii:
- a CDS encoding DUF3368 domain-containing protein — MIVISDTTPLISLLKINRIDLLEKLFGDVLIPQAVFEELTIDERFQLEADQIRQKKFIVVKPVNNPESANILKRATGLDQGESEAIVLTDELKADLLLMDEAKGRNVSTQMGLRIMGTIGVLMAAYEEQELTSDEVRECVDGLQRAGRHIGQRHYQMLLSRLKD; from the coding sequence ATGATTGTTATCTCCGACACAACACCGCTGATATCACTTCTTAAAATCAATCGAATAGATTTACTGGAAAAACTGTTTGGAGATGTTCTGATTCCACAGGCCGTATTTGAAGAGTTGACAATTGATGAACGTTTCCAATTGGAAGCTGACCAGATTAGACAGAAGAAGTTCATCGTAGTGAAGCCTGTAAATAATCCGGAATCAGCCAATATATTAAAAAGAGCAACAGGTCTTGACCAGGGTGAGAGTGAAGCAATTGTTCTGACAGATGAGCTAAAAGCAGATTTGTTATTGATGGATGAAGCAAAAGGCAGAAACGTATCAACTCAGATGGGGCTTAGAATCATGGGAACAATAGGGGTTCTTATGGCTGCCTATGAGGAACAAGAATTAACTTCAGATGAGGTCAGAGAATGCGTGGATGGACTGCAACGTGCTGGACGGCATATCGGACAGCGGCATTATCAGATGCTGTTAAGCAGACTGAAAGACTAA
- a CDS encoding TatD family hydrolase: MQGLIDTHFHLDMYKNYNEIYKLIVGEKQYTLCMTNSPGVFLSCKNIFGDNKYIKFALGFHPLNTDLKEKDLRDFMKMLPQTEYVGEIGLDFTKRTGIGKNQQIKWFEKIVEACSEKNKVMSIHIRGAEEIALKILSKYCPRRCILHWYTGNVELQKDFIHLGCYFSVNASMVKNMDVVNAIPKDRLLVESDGPYSKVNGKKFSPSLLLEEYELIAKSLDEPELIRVVFNNFKNLLLTK; the protein is encoded by the coding sequence GTGCAAGGACTGATTGATACTCATTTCCATTTGGATATGTATAAGAATTATAATGAGATTTATAAATTAATTGTCGGGGAAAAACAGTATACATTATGCATGACAAATTCACCAGGTGTATTTTTAAGCTGTAAGAATATATTTGGTGATAATAAATATATTAAATTCGCATTGGGGTTTCATCCACTCAATACAGATTTAAAAGAGAAGGATTTAAGAGACTTCATGAAGATGCTGCCACAAACAGAATATGTTGGTGAGATTGGATTGGATTTTACAAAAAGAACAGGGATAGGAAAAAATCAGCAGATAAAGTGGTTTGAAAAAATTGTTGAGGCTTGTTCTGAAAAGAATAAAGTAATGTCAATCCATATAAGGGGTGCAGAAGAAATTGCTTTAAAAATTTTGAGCAAATATTGTCCGAGAAGATGTATATTGCATTGGTATACTGGAAATGTTGAACTTCAAAAAGATTTTATTCACTTAGGATGTTATTTTTCGGTAAATGCAAGTATGGTAAAAAATATGGATGTTGTGAATGCAATTCCGAAAGATAGATTGTTGGTAGAAAGTGATGGACCATATTCAAAAGTAAATGGAAAAAAGTTTTCACCATCATTATTGCTGGAAGAGTATGAACTTATAGCAAAATCGCTGGATGAACCAGAATTAATACGAGTTGTTTTTAATAATTTCAAAAATCTATTGCTGACTAAATAA
- the qatC gene encoding Qat anti-phage system QueC-like protein QatC, with product MRVWIDKENEMHPNAEWNDSYVFTLTRKKYSTIFSGITDIWYRMDCMAIPEIYEDLFIIGISVFAIDKRVSRRLFPDCWTRELSVSIPVLQMSKWHGTEEYWNQTLGFLTGDKWDIHFRQCEKMYSKREYPNRIHLDIKGCDCICLFSGGLDSFCGAIKLLEEGKSPCLVGHNEYPKLKKKQENFVLTFQERYSNQKVRFIGFSANSRAPITMDGERLKKHEDTSRGRSLLFLCAALSIAGILGNDMPVYIPENGFIGLNIPLTNSRKGTCSTRTTHPYFLGRFLDILHMVGIKNPIQNFYAYSTKREIVNEVKNTEAFKKHYMDTISCSHPCLARYDKERNPDYPINCGYCYPCLIRKSSLLDIKDFRYWYTESASEFLKNNSNNQKANDLRAVISTLYRYKKIDDEGLKDMIRCSGKLDEESVQKFLRVYKSTMEDLTELLSEDDEIKGFIGEKCARTD from the coding sequence ATGAGAGTATGGATAGATAAAGAAAACGAAATGCACCCAAATGCAGAGTGGAATGATTCTTACGTTTTTACATTGACGAGAAAAAAATACAGCACTATTTTTTCAGGTATTACAGATATCTGGTATAGAATGGACTGCATGGCTATACCAGAAATTTATGAAGATTTATTTATCATAGGTATTAGTGTCTTTGCGATAGATAAAAGAGTTTCGAGAAGATTATTTCCAGATTGTTGGACAAGAGAACTTAGTGTATCAATTCCAGTATTACAAATGAGTAAATGGCATGGAACAGAAGAATACTGGAATCAAACATTAGGATTTCTTACAGGTGATAAATGGGATATTCATTTTAGACAGTGCGAAAAAATGTATAGCAAACGTGAATACCCAAACCGGATTCATCTTGATATAAAGGGCTGTGATTGTATATGTTTATTCTCTGGCGGTTTAGATTCCTTTTGTGGAGCAATAAAATTGTTGGAGGAAGGAAAATCGCCTTGCTTAGTAGGTCATAATGAATATCCCAAATTGAAGAAAAAACAGGAAAACTTTGTTTTAACGTTTCAGGAGAGATATTCGAATCAGAAAGTGCGTTTTATCGGATTCTCTGCTAATTCACGTGCCCCTATTACAATGGATGGGGAACGTTTGAAAAAACATGAAGATACGTCTCGGGGAAGATCTCTGTTATTTTTGTGTGCAGCGTTATCAATAGCTGGTATTCTTGGCAATGATATGCCGGTTTATATACCAGAAAATGGATTCATTGGATTAAATATCCCATTGACTAATAGTAGAAAAGGCACTTGCAGTACGAGAACTACTCATCCATATTTTTTAGGACGTTTTTTGGATATCTTACATATGGTTGGAATAAAAAATCCAATTCAGAACTTTTATGCCTATTCAACAAAGAGAGAAATCGTGAATGAAGTAAAAAATACGGAAGCATTTAAAAAACATTATATGGATACTATTTCATGTTCTCACCCTTGTTTGGCTAGATATGATAAAGAGCGGAATCCAGATTATCCAATAAATTGTGGGTATTGTTATCCATGTTTAATACGTAAAAGCTCCCTGCTTGATATAAAGGATTTCCGATACTGGTACACTGAGAGTGCCTCAGAATTTTTGAAGAATAACTCTAACAATCAAAAGGCAAATGATTTGCGTGCCGTGATTAGTACTTTATATAGATATAAAAAAATTGATGATGAGGGCTTAAAAGATATGATAAGATGTTCGGGAAAACTGGATGAAGAATCGGTTCAAAAGTTTTTGCGAGTTTATAAATCAACAATGGAAGATCTGACAGAGTTATTATCGGAAGATGATGAAATAAAGGGATTCATAGGAGAAAAATGTGCAAGGACTGATTGA